The following are from one region of the Treponema denticola genome:
- a CDS encoding sodium/glutamate symporter — translation MVIHMNMYQSLGFAIAWLLVGRFIKAKFEFFQKYCIPAPIVGGFLFALISLALHVTRVLDFEFDTTLQTYWMVMFFTSVGYNAGFSILRDGGKKVFVFLAVAIVFAILQNVVAQGAARLINFSPMLAVMLGSTSFTGGFGTAASFAPIVDPESTLGALSLAVAVPTFGSLISSILGGPVGNRLIKKYGLQPSNADESVRIDESGNIIKTTKVVQKVEAVHPSFIKRLFFNPTKGREEGQEVVTVQEEVIHEASAKGEVDNSTTSSEKHLSSEKLLMSFMLLVLASGFGLFVTNHLNSLSPKFKFPIYIGAMICAAIIRNIADSSKKFKVNMDEIDALGNISLNMFLALALVSLKLWQLVSLAIPLMIILSAQIVLLYLYTRFVTFKVMGGDYDAAVITAGHIGFGFAATPNAMANMGSICEKYGYSKIAFFVVPIVGSLFIDFFNIMIIGITIGLVG, via the coding sequence ATGGTAATTCATATGAATATGTACCAGTCGCTCGGCTTTGCAATCGCTTGGTTGCTTGTCGGACGATTCATTAAGGCGAAGTTTGAGTTTTTTCAAAAGTATTGTATACCTGCCCCGATAGTGGGCGGCTTTTTGTTTGCGCTGATTTCGTTAGCACTTCACGTAACAAGGGTACTCGACTTCGAATTTGACACAACCCTGCAAACCTATTGGATGGTGATGTTTTTTACCTCTGTGGGTTATAATGCAGGGTTTTCGATTTTAAGAGACGGCGGGAAAAAAGTTTTTGTCTTTTTGGCTGTAGCTATCGTTTTTGCTATTTTGCAAAACGTTGTAGCTCAAGGAGCCGCAAGGCTTATAAACTTTAGTCCGATGCTCGCCGTCATGCTGGGTTCAACATCCTTTACAGGGGGGTTCGGTACAGCGGCCTCCTTTGCACCGATTGTTGATCCGGAAAGCACTCTGGGAGCCTTATCCCTCGCAGTAGCCGTTCCCACCTTCGGCTCTTTGATAAGCTCCATCTTAGGCGGTCCTGTCGGAAACCGTCTGATAAAAAAATACGGCTTACAGCCTTCAAATGCCGATGAAAGCGTAAGAATTGATGAATCGGGAAACATCATAAAAACAACAAAAGTTGTTCAGAAAGTAGAAGCGGTTCATCCGAGCTTTATAAAGCGGCTCTTCTTTAATCCTACAAAGGGCAGGGAAGAGGGTCAAGAAGTCGTAACGGTTCAGGAAGAAGTTATCCATGAAGCCTCGGCAAAAGGAGAAGTAGATAACTCGACAACCAGTTCTGAAAAGCATCTTAGCAGTGAAAAGCTTTTAATGTCATTTATGCTTTTAGTTCTGGCCTCAGGTTTTGGTCTTTTTGTTACCAATCATCTTAATTCGTTGTCGCCCAAATTTAAATTTCCCATTTATATCGGGGCGATGATTTGTGCTGCCATTATACGGAACATTGCAGATTCTTCAAAAAAATTCAAGGTAAATATGGATGAAATTGATGCACTCGGAAATATTTCTTTGAATATGTTTTTGGCTTTAGCTCTTGTTTCGCTAAAACTCTGGCAGCTGGTAAGTTTGGCTATCCCTCTGATGATTATTTTAAGCGCTCAAATCGTTCTTTTGTATTTGTATACACGCTTTGTTACCTTTAAGGTTATGGGCGGAGATTACGATGCTGCGGTCATTACGGCGGGACACATCGGTTTCGGTTTTGCCGCAACCCCTAATGCCATGGCTAATATGGGCTCTATATGCGAAAAATACGGCTATTCAAAAATAGCTTTCTTTGTCGTTCCTATAGTCGGCTCTTTATTTATTGATTTTTTCAATATAATGATAATTGGTATTACCATAGGCTTGGTCGGCTAA
- a CDS encoding M48 family metallopeptidase, giving the protein MIMIISDISVEICKKNIKNMHLYVKPPYGKVSVSAPYSVKNQTIEMFIRTKLSWIKKQISKFENQARQTKREYISGETFYVWGKRYYLQLEYGNKTSITLLGNKAVFTVSKNRTMESSERFIREWYRSLLKTEIERILPKWKKITGLIPSSWQTKYMTTRWGSCNSTTKKIWLNVQLAKKTPECLEYVILHELIHLEEKNHNDRFIALMDKHMPMWREIKDSLNSQPLDYMK; this is encoded by the coding sequence ATGATTATGATAATTTCAGATATTTCTGTTGAGATCTGCAAAAAAAATATAAAGAATATGCACCTATATGTTAAACCCCCTTATGGGAAAGTAAGTGTTTCCGCTCCATATTCCGTTAAAAATCAAACAATAGAAATGTTTATTCGAACAAAACTATCTTGGATAAAAAAACAAATCAGCAAGTTTGAAAACCAAGCACGTCAAACTAAACGGGAATATATATCGGGTGAAACATTCTATGTATGGGGAAAACGGTATTATCTGCAACTGGAATATGGAAATAAAACTTCAATTACACTTTTAGGAAATAAAGCTGTTTTTACCGTTAGCAAAAATAGAACAATGGAATCAAGTGAACGGTTTATTAGAGAATGGTATCGCAGCTTATTAAAAACGGAAATAGAAAGAATTTTACCAAAGTGGAAAAAAATCACAGGGCTGATACCTTCAAGCTGGCAAACAAAATATATGACAACCCGCTGGGGTTCCTGCAATTCGACAACAAAAAAAATATGGCTCAATGTTCAACTTGCAAAAAAAACACCGGAATGTTTGGAATATGTCATATTGCACGAGCTTATCCATCTTGAAGAAAAAAATCACAATGACAGATTTATTGCCTTAATGGATAAGCATATGCCGATGTGGCGAGAAATAAAAGATTCTTTAAACTCTCAACCATTAGACTATATGAAATAG
- a CDS encoding helix-turn-helix domain-containing protein: protein MEKLYTMNQIAEMLELSVRTIQNYLKEGKLTGKKIGSQWRFTEKDLERLFSDESFIDEKNIDENHRLQEFLKKDSVNKPEIFSILNYPYKKDFKLKELMKKINENIEKANKCRFYFASTANTFKFFLEGDIESVINLQKIIDENFKF from the coding sequence TTGGAAAAACTATACACAATGAATCAGATAGCCGAGATGCTCGAACTCAGCGTAAGGACAATTCAAAATTATTTAAAAGAAGGAAAACTTACAGGAAAAAAAATAGGTTCTCAGTGGCGTTTTACCGAAAAAGACCTTGAACGGCTTTTTTCGGACGAGAGTTTTATTGATGAAAAAAATATTGATGAAAACCATAGATTACAAGAATTTTTAAAAAAAGATTCCGTTAATAAACCTGAAATCTTTTCAATCCTAAATTATCCGTATAAGAAAGATTTTAAACTAAAAGAATTAATGAAAAAAATAAATGAAAATATTGAGAAAGCAAATAAATGCCGGTTTTATTTTGCCTCAACAGCAAATACTTTTAAATTTTTTTTGGAAGGGGATATTGAATCAGTTATCAACTTACAAAAAATAATAGATGAAAATTTTAAGTTTTAA
- a CDS encoding type I restriction endonuclease subunit R: MPKVNETERETQDRILKLFCDKENLNYIYAGNLHHQINKNIVENDLLAWLTSSKGGDWNKITAKKVLTELQKVTNNLEQGLYKANQNVYSLLKFGINIIEQAGKPARTVYVIDWENPYNNNFTIAEEVTLKLGSERRPDLVIYVNGIALAVIELKKAGISVANGIRQNISNQGELFNKAFFSTIQFCMAGNYTEGLRYGTIKTKEAYYLEWKNDMVHTNAQPLDQDSLDILEKCKAFPDKLDNALFSMFYKPRFLDLIHNFIIFDNGLKKVCRHNQFFGIKKAQIKISKKQGGIIWHTQGSGKTLTMVWLSKWILSQNDNARVLIITDREELDEQIEKKYIGVNEKHIKRITSCSDLIERLQGTTDKLMCSLIHKFGVHGYSGSEEQDDKARKKSVEQFLKELRESLPKNFKAQGDFVVFVDECHRTQSGLLHIGMKEILPDAIFIGFTGTPLLVKDKKTSLEVFAPGYIHTYKYDEAVADNVVLDLRYEARDIDQTITSQEKIDEYFEAKTRGLNDAAKAKLKALWSNMQNVYSSRKRLEVIAEDIISDFAIKNRLVNGNGNAMLAANSIYDACKYYEILKSKGFNSCAIITSFIPEEKKLSTESEDSEEFKKFTVYKEMLSGQSIESFEAEAKRKFLEEPASMQLLIVVDKLLTGFDAPSCTYLYIDKSMQDHGLFQAICRVNRLDGEEKDFGYIVDYKQLFGSLADAIHKYTSGAFEGFDEDDIKDFLKDRLTEAKKYLETILEELNDLCDGIKAPHPQIIDYIHYFCGEDGVSGIDDEICSRSREKLYTLVNRLIRAYAEIKGDMEAAGYTLEERIEIDNKVRFYISLKMEIGNASGDFIDLKSYEKDMRYLIDTYIKADDSRKLGAFDNFTLLDFILIQAEKLKGENKEAAAEAIENNIRKKIVEKQLINPKYYEKLSAILLQLIEERRKGVHSYEELLNKYIQLVKQLEQPENNPEYPKSIRHRGALRAFYDNFGNDEEFALTIDKAIRESKEADFRYNKQKERKIKNALYAVVNDKEKIEEIYNLAVEQPEY; the protein is encoded by the coding sequence ATGCCTAAAGTCAATGAAACGGAACGCGAAACACAAGATAGAATCCTGAAGCTTTTCTGTGATAAAGAAAATTTGAATTACATATATGCAGGAAATTTACATCATCAAATAAATAAAAATATTGTAGAGAATGATTTACTCGCTTGGCTGACTTCTTCAAAAGGCGGGGATTGGAATAAAATCACTGCAAAAAAAGTCCTTACTGAATTACAAAAAGTTACAAATAATTTAGAACAAGGTTTATATAAAGCGAATCAAAATGTTTACTCTCTTTTAAAATTTGGAATAAATATTATCGAACAAGCAGGAAAACCGGCTCGTACTGTATATGTTATAGATTGGGAAAATCCTTATAATAACAATTTTACAATTGCGGAAGAGGTAACACTAAAACTTGGCTCCGAACGCCGCCCTGATCTTGTCATTTATGTCAATGGAATTGCCCTTGCCGTTATCGAGCTAAAAAAAGCCGGCATTTCTGTGGCTAACGGTATACGTCAAAATATTTCTAATCAAGGTGAACTATTTAATAAAGCATTTTTTTCTACTATTCAATTTTGTATGGCTGGAAATTATACTGAAGGCTTGCGTTACGGTACTATCAAAACAAAAGAAGCGTATTATCTTGAATGGAAAAATGATATGGTTCACACAAATGCACAGCCGCTTGATCAAGATTCTCTTGATATACTCGAAAAATGTAAAGCGTTTCCTGACAAACTTGATAACGCTCTGTTCAGTATGTTTTATAAACCCAGATTTCTTGACCTCATTCATAATTTTATTATTTTTGACAATGGCTTAAAAAAAGTATGCAGACATAATCAGTTTTTCGGCATAAAAAAAGCTCAGATAAAAATATCAAAAAAACAAGGCGGAATTATTTGGCATACACAGGGAAGTGGAAAAACTCTTACCATGGTCTGGCTTTCAAAATGGATACTATCACAAAATGATAATGCACGTGTGCTGATTATAACCGACAGAGAAGAATTAGATGAGCAAATCGAAAAAAAATATATCGGTGTAAATGAAAAACACATAAAAAGAATAACATCCTGTTCTGATTTAATAGAGCGTTTGCAAGGAACTACAGATAAGCTTATGTGCTCTCTAATTCATAAATTCGGTGTGCACGGATATTCCGGCTCAGAGGAACAGGATGATAAGGCAAGAAAAAAATCCGTTGAACAATTTCTTAAAGAGTTGAGGGAATCTCTTCCTAAAAATTTTAAGGCACAAGGGGATTTTGTTGTTTTTGTTGATGAATGTCATAGAACTCAAAGCGGACTTTTGCATATCGGCATGAAGGAAATTCTGCCTGATGCCATTTTTATCGGATTTACCGGAACACCGCTATTAGTAAAAGATAAAAAAACAAGCCTTGAAGTTTTTGCTCCAGGTTATATTCATACATATAAATATGATGAAGCAGTCGCAGATAATGTTGTCCTTGACCTACGGTATGAAGCCAGAGATATCGATCAAACCATTACATCACAAGAAAAAATAGATGAGTATTTTGAAGCCAAAACACGCGGTCTAAACGATGCTGCAAAGGCAAAACTTAAAGCCCTATGGAGTAATATGCAAAATGTATACAGCTCTCGCAAGCGGTTGGAAGTTATTGCAGAAGATATAATCTCCGACTTTGCAATAAAAAACAGACTGGTAAATGGAAACGGTAATGCAATGCTCGCCGCAAACAGTATTTACGATGCCTGTAAGTATTATGAAATCTTAAAATCAAAAGGGTTTAACTCTTGTGCAATTATAACATCCTTTATACCGGAAGAAAAAAAGCTCAGTACAGAAAGTGAGGATTCTGAAGAATTTAAAAAATTCACGGTGTATAAAGAAATGTTGAGCGGTCAAAGCATTGAAAGCTTTGAAGCAGAAGCTAAACGCAAATTTCTTGAAGAACCGGCTTCTATGCAGCTGCTCATTGTTGTTGATAAACTCTTAACGGGGTTTGATGCTCCGTCCTGCACCTATCTTTATATTGATAAATCAATGCAGGATCATGGTTTATTTCAAGCAATCTGCCGAGTAAACCGTCTTGATGGTGAAGAAAAAGACTTCGGATATATTGTTGACTATAAGCAATTATTCGGCAGCTTAGCTGATGCAATACACAAATATACTTCAGGAGCATTTGAAGGCTTCGATGAAGATGATATAAAAGACTTTTTAAAGGATCGACTTACCGAAGCAAAAAAATATTTAGAAACAATTCTTGAAGAGTTAAATGATTTATGCGATGGAATTAAAGCACCTCACCCTCAAATAATAGATTACATTCATTATTTCTGCGGGGAAGATGGTGTATCCGGTATCGATGATGAAATATGTTCACGCAGCCGAGAGAAATTATACACGCTTGTAAACCGTCTTATACGTGCCTATGCGGAAATAAAAGGCGATATGGAAGCCGCCGGTTATACATTGGAAGAGCGTATAGAAATTGACAATAAAGTACGGTTTTACATATCTCTTAAAATGGAAATAGGCAATGCAAGCGGTGATTTTATCGATCTTAAATCTTATGAAAAAGATATGCGTTATCTCATAGACACATATATAAAAGCTGACGATAGCCGTAAATTGGGAGCATTTGATAATTTTACACTTCTTGATTTTATTTTAATTCAGGCTGAAAAACTGAAAGGAGAAAATAAAGAGGCAGCAGCAGAAGCTATCGAAAATAATATTCGAAAAAAAATAGTAGAAAAACAGCTTATCAATCCCAAATATTATGAAAAACTTTCGGCAATCCTTTTGCAGCTCATTGAAGAAAGACGCAAAGGAGTTCACAGTTATGAGGAACTCTTAAATAAATATATTCAATTGGTAAAGCAATTGGAACAACCTGAAAATAATCCGGAATACCCTAAAAGTATTAGACATAGAGGAGCACTGCGGGCATTTTACGATAACTTCGGCAATGATGAAGAATTTGCTCTTACCATTGATAAGGCAATTCGGGAAAGCAAAGAAGCGGATTTTAGATATAATAAGCAAAAAGAACGTAAAATAAAAAATGCCTTATATGCCGTAGTTAATGATAAAGAAAAAATTGAAGAAATTTACAATCTTGCTGTAGAACAGCCGGAGTATTAA
- a CDS encoding ATP-binding cassette domain-containing protein produces MNKAYRRFFMAMAALALVSAMTSVVVPFLLSFWAKTDVEMNLKRFFIVISVLVLMFLLKTAIIFLHENFAKHFNIKNAKNIIEKILRLKYDAIISQGNMNLVERMAQAVNNMYIYMTGDAVLIWSSIISTIIILIAIFFDNFIIGLILIALIPINYLGYKSLNAELKKRSQVMQVSTATGFQEILSVVNQTDYLKQCPDYDIVLNQLKPALDKIYGSMAQVNKYAQTSSSFISSLNSMLQTVCILLVMYNYLSGANQVLPVVIYTIVLPLFFSNISIITNINLNKNNLKVSQEFIAFLDSEQEKDSNETIRSIEKIEFDVGEIQLGEEQTFKTNIKDKFIKGDIIWLQGKSGSGKSSLMKQLVKFRKTSEILINEKPISSINNSCIRSLIDYIPQNNSIINGTIRDNLFLNKHHSNETEEALKKSDLLSTILQNKNFDTMIMDMGANLSGGEKQKLAIARSLYSDAEVLIFDEVTANIDTESTSLILNAIKNICKNKIVFIISHDTLPENFANKVIRME; encoded by the coding sequence ATGAATAAAGCTTATAGGCGCTTTTTTATGGCTATGGCAGCTCTTGCCCTTGTGTCGGCTATGACATCAGTGGTTGTACCCTTTCTGCTAAGTTTTTGGGCAAAGACCGATGTTGAGATGAATTTAAAAAGATTTTTTATTGTTATATCGGTGCTTGTACTGATGTTCTTACTTAAAACCGCTATAATTTTTTTGCATGAGAATTTTGCAAAACATTTTAATATAAAAAATGCCAAAAACATTATTGAAAAAATTTTAAGGTTAAAATACGATGCGATTATTTCTCAAGGGAATATGAATTTAGTTGAGAGGATGGCACAGGCTGTAAACAACATGTACATATATATGACGGGAGATGCCGTTCTGATATGGTCAAGCATAATTTCAACAATAATTATTTTAATCGCAATATTTTTTGATAATTTCATTATAGGTTTAATACTGATTGCCTTAATTCCAATAAATTATTTAGGTTATAAATCCTTAAATGCCGAATTAAAAAAACGCTCCCAAGTTATGCAAGTAAGCACTGCAACGGGATTCCAAGAAATACTTTCAGTTGTAAACCAAACAGATTATTTAAAACAATGCCCCGATTATGATATTGTACTAAACCAATTAAAACCTGCATTGGATAAAATTTACGGAAGCATGGCTCAAGTAAACAAATATGCTCAAACTTCTTCATCGTTTATATCATCGCTTAATTCAATGCTTCAAACGGTTTGTATTTTACTTGTTATGTACAATTATCTAAGCGGAGCAAATCAAGTTTTACCGGTTGTAATTTATACAATTGTACTTCCTTTATTTTTTTCCAATATCAGTATAATTACAAATATTAATTTAAACAAAAATAATCTAAAAGTCTCACAAGAATTTATTGCATTTTTAGATTCGGAACAAGAAAAAGATTCAAATGAGACAATCAGATCGATTGAAAAAATCGAATTTGATGTAGGTGAAATACAACTAGGAGAAGAACAAACATTTAAGACCAATATAAAAGATAAGTTTATAAAAGGCGACATTATTTGGCTACAGGGAAAAAGCGGCTCGGGAAAATCAAGCTTAATGAAACAGCTTGTAAAATTTAGAAAGACATCAGAAATTTTAATAAATGAAAAACCGATTTCTTCTATTAATAATAGTTGTATCAGGTCTCTTATTGATTATATCCCGCAAAATAATTCAATTATAAACGGAACAATTCGTGATAATTTATTTTTAAACAAACATCATTCAAATGAAACTGAAGAAGCACTAAAGAAAAGCGATCTCCTTTCTACAATTTTACAAAACAAAAACTTTGATACAATGATAATGGATATGGGCGCTAACCTTTCAGGAGGAGAAAAACAAAAACTTGCCATAGCCCGAAGTTTATATTCAGATGCAGAAGTTTTAATCTTTGATGAGGTTACGGCTAATATTGATACTGAAAGCACCTCCCTAATTTTAAACGCAATAAAAAATATTTGTAAGAATAAAATAGTCTTTATAATTTCACATGACACATTACCTGAAAATTTTGCCAATAAAGTTATACGGATGGAATAA
- a CDS encoding IdeS/Mac family cysteine endopeptidase (This family includes IgM or IgG-cleaving cysteine proteases.) — translation MMKKHKLIGFAAVAAFFLLLSCKNNLSPEIPVEDIIISPHNEGKISIVSGMSKNITVKIIPENATNKTLAYSSTPGGVAAIDSSGSIRAGKVGNAVIKITAANGVKREIKVTVVQDQNSVASIEFEEQPADPVELVIGESYELKLKVMPETAANKTLNITSSNDSVAWPNGYGNRWIKAKKEGQAIITIKSVSNPSVKKEVRFKIKPLPSIELIKEEITSENSESNLNLEIKTLHGKLSYTPKIVGEESGWLTVVRVDNTTDVGKDTIYLKAAQNKTVWKRTAYINFKDGSNQEIKNADGEKLEVKVVQEENKNPTVRIKWVHGIGEPSQVEKERGKIETPIPGQAKKFYWDDDKIFFWYENEKTKWFNNRKLYPLKLTDSVYSDSAQCWGKTASNMLHWWFVQNKENIDNYITKKNITGAEKNKYQDFYNRNSPDNEEPEKSYIAKTFRTKAHNGANGDYIEHGLVWYLCGRDNISRQKDYKGPALFKDVFEETIKDSEKSPIKTTVIQQDIDLFNTTLWDALSHKKAIGVVIGGTKDNRDYKHAITLWGAVFDDRNEVVAIYVVDNNFGENRIFPYGIWHKDGRPYLFNYGGANDFVQNRYVSEVVTLDPGEAQWKEWFDNNP, via the coding sequence ATGATGAAAAAACACAAATTAATAGGATTTGCAGCTGTTGCAGCGTTTTTTTTGCTGCTATCTTGTAAAAACAATCTTTCACCGGAAATCCCGGTTGAGGACATTATTATTTCGCCGCATAATGAAGGCAAAATTTCTATTGTAAGCGGTATGTCAAAAAACATAACCGTGAAAATCATACCTGAAAATGCGACAAATAAAACACTAGCATATTCTTCAACACCCGGTGGGGTCGCAGCCATTGACAGTTCCGGTTCAATTAGAGCAGGCAAAGTCGGAAATGCGGTCATCAAAATAACGGCAGCAAATGGTGTAAAAAGAGAGATCAAGGTTACCGTTGTGCAGGACCAGAATTCTGTTGCTTCCATTGAGTTTGAGGAGCAGCCTGCAGATCCTGTTGAGTTGGTTATCGGCGAGTCTTATGAACTCAAGTTGAAAGTAATGCCGGAGACTGCCGCTAATAAAACGCTGAATATCACTTCATCTAATGATAGTGTAGCATGGCCGAACGGCTATGGGAACCGATGGATAAAAGCCAAAAAAGAAGGACAGGCAATAATAACCATAAAATCTGTCAGTAATCCTTCTGTTAAAAAAGAGGTTCGTTTTAAGATAAAACCGCTACCCTCGATTGAACTGATAAAAGAAGAAATTACGAGTGAAAACAGTGAATCAAATCTGAATCTTGAAATAAAAACGCTCCATGGCAAGCTTTCATATACGCCTAAAATTGTTGGAGAAGAAAGTGGTTGGCTTACCGTTGTTCGTGTAGACAACACTACAGATGTAGGAAAAGATACAATATACCTAAAAGCTGCTCAAAATAAAACTGTATGGAAGCGAACTGCCTATATTAACTTCAAGGATGGATCCAATCAAGAGATCAAAAATGCCGATGGGGAAAAACTCGAAGTAAAAGTAGTTCAGGAAGAGAACAAAAACCCAACTGTAAGAATAAAATGGGTACACGGAATAGGTGAACCGTCACAGGTTGAAAAGGAAAGAGGGAAAATTGAAACTCCTATTCCTGGTCAAGCTAAAAAGTTTTATTGGGATGACGATAAAATTTTCTTCTGGTATGAAAATGAAAAGACGAAATGGTTTAATAATAGAAAATTATATCCGTTAAAATTAACAGATTCTGTTTATAGCGATAGTGCGCAATGTTGGGGTAAAACCGCTTCCAATATGCTGCATTGGTGGTTTGTACAGAATAAAGAAAACATAGACAATTACATAACAAAGAAAAATATAACAGGTGCTGAAAAAAATAAGTATCAAGATTTTTACAACCGGAATTCTCCCGATAATGAAGAGCCGGAGAAAAGTTATATAGCAAAAACTTTCAGAACAAAGGCACATAACGGTGCTAATGGAGATTATATAGAACATGGACTTGTTTGGTATTTATGTGGAAGAGATAACATTTCTAGACAAAAAGACTATAAAGGACCTGCTTTATTTAAGGACGTATTTGAAGAGACAATTAAAGATTCGGAGAAATCCCCAATTAAAACAACTGTTATTCAACAAGATATTGATTTATTTAATACGACCCTTTGGGATGCGTTAAGTCATAAAAAGGCAATAGGTGTTGTTATTGGTGGTACAAAGGATAACAGAGATTATAAACATGCAATTACCCTTTGGGGAGCTGTATTTGATGACAGGAACGAGGTGGTTGCGATATACGTTGTAGACAATAATTTTGGAGAAAATAGAATTTTTCCATATGGAATATGGCATAAGGATGGTAGACCGTATTTATTTAACTACGGTGGCGCGAATGACTTTGTTCAAAATAGGTATGTGAGTGAAGTAGTTACCCTAGACCCTGGCGAAGCCCAATGGAAAGAATGGTTTGATAACAATCCGTAA